The Pseudonocardia sp. HH130630-07 DNA window CGTCGAGCGGCGGGTGCACGGCCGCAACCAGACCGTCCTGGTGCGGGGCGGGCCGACCGGCGCGACGCCGGGCTGGCGGACCAGCGCGCCGGGACTGCTCGAGGTGATCACGGCCTACCTGCGCACCACCGAGAACCGGGAGGAGAACCGATGACCTGGGTGATCTGGCGCAGCCACCGCACCGCGCTGCTCACGACCGTCGTCCTCGCCGTCGCCGCGTGCCTGGTGACGGGCGCGCTCGCCGCGGCCGGGAGGCTCGAGGACCCGGTGGGGCTGGACGGCATCCTGATGGCCGACGCCTCCCAGATGCTGGCCGTGCTCACGACGCTCGCCCCCGCGCTGGCCGGCGCGTTCGTCGGGGCACCGCTGCTCGCCGGGGACCTGGAACGCGGCACCCACGTACTGCTGCTGAGCCAGGGGATGTCCCGGCGCCGCTGGGCGGCGACGTCGCTCGCGCTCGTGGGCGGGATCGCCCTGCTCGCCGTCACGGCGGTGACCGCGGTGCTGCAGCCGCTGCGGGGGCCGGACCAGTGGTACGCGCTGGAGACGTACTCCGCGACCGGGCTGCTGCCCCTGGCCCGCACGCTGTCCGCGATCGCGCTCGGTGCCCTGGTCGGGCTGCTGGTGCGGCGGGTCCTGGCGGCGTCGGTGCTCACGCTGGCCGTGGTCGTCGGGACCGAGGTGGCGCTGGCCGCGCTGCGGAACGTGCTCGTCCCGCCGGTGCTGCGGACCGGCCCGCTGCCCTACGGCGGTTCGGTGAACGCCGACCGGGACCAGATGCTGGACGGGGGCTACACCCTGACCGGCGGCGGCCTGCGCCCGCTGGGGGCGAACTGCATGCAGGACGACATCGGCTGCCTGAACGCCGCCGGCATCGACGGCAACTGGGTCCTGGTCCGCCCGCTCGAGCTGCGCTGGCCGATGCACTGGGTGGAGGTGGCCCTGCACGTCCTCCTGGCCGGCGCCGCCCTGGCCGTCCTCCTCCGGCGCCTGGCCCGCCCCCTCGGCCGCGCCTGACCCCTCCGCCCCTCTGCCACTCATGGAGCTTCGGCCCGGTACGACGAGGCTGAAGCTCCATGAGTGCAACGTGCGGGGGGCCGGCGCGGGCGGGGCCGGGTTCCCGTGCGGCCCCGGATCACTCCTGTGGCAGCAGGACGATCTTGCCCGCGGTGTGGCCCCGCTCCAGCTCCGTGTAGGCGTCGCGGACCCCGTCCAGCGGGTGGGTGCCGGCGATCGGGACCTCCAGCGCGCCGTCGGCGGCCAGGTCGCCGAGCGCGGCCAGGTCCTCGCGGCCCGCGGCGTCGGCGGTGCCGCTGGTGCGCACGCCGTGCTTCTCCGCCGCCGCGAAGTCGATGATCGTGGTGATCCGGTCCGGCCGGATCCCGAGATCCACGGCCAGGTCGACGTAGCCGTCGCCGGCGAGGTCCACCCACCCGTGCACCGACGACGGCAGCGCGGCCCGCAGGTTCTCCGCCGTCTCGCGCGGGGACGACCCGTAGGCGACCGGGGTCACCGCCATCTCGCGCAGTCTGCGGTGGTTGCGCTGCGAGGCCACGCCGACGACCTCGACGCCGCGCAGCGTGAGCAGCTGCGTCGCGATCTGCCCGACGCCACCGGCCGCCCCCGAGACGACGACGGTCTCCCCCGGCTCCGGATCGACCGCTCCGACCGCCGCGGCGGCAGCGGCACCGGCGGTGTACAGCGCACCGGCGGTGACCGCGTCCAGACCGGCGGGCCGGTGCAGCACCTGCTCGGCCGGGACGTCGACGTGGGTGGCCTGCGCGGCCCGCTCGTCGGTCCAGCCGAAGACGTCCTCGCCCGGCTCGACCGCCGTGACACCGTCGCCGACCGCGACGACGACACCCGACCAGTCGCTGCCCTGACCGCTCGGGAACTCCAGCGGCCAGCTGTCCGCGAACGCCCCCGCACGCAACGCGGCCTCACCGGGGTTGATGCCGGCGGCACGCACCTCGACCAGTACCCGTCCCGGGGCCGGGTCGTCGTACCCGACGTCGGTCACGTACAGCTCGCCGACGTCGCCGTGACGGTCGAACCGGACCGCGCGGCCGTTGCGTGTACTCATGCCACCGGGTTTCCCGTTGCGGGCCCGGCCGTCACCACGGATCGGCGATGAGTCCCCTCACACCGGCCGCAGCCGCTCGACCATGGCGGCGACCTCCAGCAGGAACCGGTCGGCGCCGTGCCGGGCGACGAGCTGCACGCCCACCGGCAGCCCGCCGGGTGTCCGGCCGAACGGCACCGAGATCGCCGGGCACCCGGTCACCGTGATCAGGTACGCCGACCGCATCCAGTCCAGGTAGGACTCCATCGGCCGGCCGTCGATCTCGGCCGGGAACTCCTGCTCCACCGGGAACGGCGGCACCTGGGAGACCGGCAGGACGAGCACGTCGTGGTCGGCGAAGAACACCCGGGCGGCCTGCGCGAGCGCGGTGCGCTGCTGGTGGGCCCGGGCGACGTCGGCACCGGTCAGCGTCTCCCCGGCCCGGATGTTCGCGGCCAGCGAGGGCTTCAGCTCGTCCGGGTGCGCGGCGAGCAGCTCGCCGAACGCGGCCTGGAAGTGCCAGGCCCGCAGGGTGCGGAAGCACTCGTCGGCGCCGGTGAGGTCGGGGACGTCCGACCCGACCTCGGCCCCGGCGTCCGACAGCGCCGACGCCACCGCACCGACGACCGCGGCCACATCGGGATCGACGGCGAACGCGCCGCCCAGGTCGGCCGACACCGCCACCCGCAGCCCGGCCGGCGCGACCGGCCGCACCGGGTCCGCGAAGCCCGCCCCGGGGTCCCCGAGCGCGTGCGGCGTGCGCGGGTCCGGGCCGGCGAGCACCGACAGCAGCAGGGCGAGGTCGTCGACGGTGCGGGCCATCGGTCCCCCGGTCGAGGTGGTCTCCCACAGGTTCGTCGCCGGCCAGGACGGCACCCGTCCCAGCGACGGCCGCAGGCCCACCACCCCGCAGAACGACGCCGGGTTGCGCAGCGAGCCGCCCATGTCCGACCCGTCGGCCAGCGGCACCATGCCGGACGCCAGCGCGCACGCCGCCCCGCCGGACGACCCGCCCGCCGAGCGTCCTGGGTCGTGCGGGTTGCGCGTGGTGCCGAAGACCCGGTTGAACGTGTGCGAGCCGGCCGCGAACTCCGGCACGTTCGTCTTGCCCAGCGGCACCACACCGGCCCGGCGGATGCGCTCCACGATCAGGTCGTCGGTGTCCGGGACGTGCTCGGCGAACAGCCGCGAGCCGTAGGTGGTCCGCCAGCCCGCGGCCGCGTGGGTGTCCTTGAACGCGAACGGCAGCCCGTGCAGCGGGCCCACCGCGGCCCCGGACGCCAGCCGCTCGTCGGCCGCCGTCGCGGCGGTGCGGGCCCGCTCCGGGTCCAGCGAGACGATCGCGTTGAGCTCCGGGTTGCGCCGGGCGATCCGGTCCAGGTGCAGCTCCAGCAGCTCCCGCGCGGAGATCTCCCGCGCGCGCAGTGCGGCGGCCTGGGCGCGGGCGCCGGAGTCGGCGGTGACGGTCATGCACGCTCCTTGACGAGGTTCGCCGACGGGTGACGACGACCCGCCGTCCGGTCGTCGTACCCCGGGAGCACCGCCCCGCGCCACACCTGGCCGGGGAACGGCGCAGCGAATCCGGTTGTGCACTATTGACGAGCACCGCTTCCGGACGGCACCGTTGTTGTGACCGCAGTCACTGTGCAGGCCACGACGGAGTGGAGCAGCGCATGTCCGAGCCGCAGTCCCTCTACGACCGCCTCGGCGGGACCTACGGCATCGCGGGGGCGGTCGACATCCTCGTCGACCGGTTGTTCGCCAACGTCGCGGTGAACGCGAACGCCGGCGTCCACGCCCACCACGGCGACCCCGCGAACGCGCCCGGCTACAAGTTCCTGGTCACGGCGTGGTCGGTGCAGGCGGCGGGCGGGCCGCAGTGCTATCCCGGCCTGGACATGACGCGGGCCCACGAGACCCTGCAGATCACCGACGACCAGTTCGACGCGGTGGCCATGGAGATCGCGGCCACGCTCAACTTCTGCGGCGTCCCGGCACCCGAGCACACCGAGTTCATGGAGATCATCGAGAGCTACCGGCCGCAGGTCGTCACGCAGCGGGCGGCCTGAGCGGGAGGTTCGCCGGTGCGCGGGGTGCCGGCGAACCCGCTCAGCGCAGGACCTCGACGACGCTCTCGCCCCCGACCGCGCCGCCGACCAGGAGCAGCAGCACCGCGAACCCGCGGCCGAGTGCCGCCGAGGACAACCGGTCGGCCACCAGCTTGCCGAGCAGCGCCGCACCGACGGCGACCCCGACGAACGGGCCGAGCACCGCCCAGTCCACCGTCAGGTCCCCCACCCGGGCACCCAGCGACGACGCCGCGTTGAACGTCAGGACCAGCAACGAGGTCGCGATCGCGGCGGGCATGCTCATCCCGAGCACGATCACCAGCGCGGGGACCACCAGGAAACCGCCACCGACGCCGAGGAACCCGGTCAGCACGCCGACCACCGCCGCCGAGCCGGTCACCCGGACGGCCTGCGCGGCCCGGCCGCGGCGGGCGGCCACGGCGGCACCACGGCCACCGGCCACGGGCTCGGCGGACCCGGCGGCCGCATCGAGCCCCGCGGATCCGTCGGGTCCGGCGGATCCGTCCGGGCCGGCGGTCCCGGCGGGCGCCGGCTCCGCGGACCCGCGGACCAGCAGGAGCACCGCGACCCCGATCGTCAGGACCGCGAACGACAGCAGCAACGCCGGCTGCGGCACCGTCCGGTTCAGCAGCGTCCCGGCCCAGGCCGCCGGCACCCCGACGGCACCGAACGCGAGCCCGGTCCCCCAGGCGATCCGGCCGTCCCGCAGCCTGCTGAGCACCCCGACCGCGGACACCACGCCGACGATCACGATGCTGCCGGTCGTCGCGGCGCGGGCGTCCTGGCCCAGCAGGTAGACCAGCGCGGGCACGGACAGCACCCCGCCACCGCCACCGAGCGCGCCGATCACCAGACCGACCACGAGGCCGAGCAGGCCCGCCAGCATCCCGATCACCGGCGCGGGTCCGTCCGGTCCGGGGTCCCGCGCAGCTCCAGCTGGTAGCCCTCGCGCGCCGCGAAGTCCGCCCGCAGGACGAACCGGTCCCCGCGCACGAGCGTGTGCCGCCACTCCACCGGCCGCCCCTTCGCCGTGCCGAGCCGGCGGATCGAGAACGCCGCGGCCGAGGGGCTGCCGCCGAGCAGCCGGTGCTCCGCCGGGGTGGGCAGGATCGGCGCGACCGTCTCCTCACCGCCGGTGAGCACGACACCGCACCGCTCGGCGTAGCAGCGGTACAGGCCACCGGTGGAGAAGTCGATCTCCAGCAGCGGGGACGCGAGCTCGTACGGCAGCCAGACCCGGTCCAGTGCCAGCGGCTCCCCGTCGGCGAGGCGCAGCCGTTCCAGGTACACCAGCGGGGTCGACTCCTCCCGGCCGAGCCGGGCGGCGATGACGCCGTCGGCCCGGACGTCGAGGGCCCGCACCACACTGCGCTGGTCCAGGCCGAGCGCGCGGACCGACTCGTGCAGGCTGTAGAGCGCGCCCAGCTTCTGAGCGATCTCGACCGGCTCGGCCTGCCGGGAGGGGCGCCCGCGGGTGCCGACCACCCGGCCCTCCTCGCGGAGCACCTTCACGGCCTGGCGCACGGTGTGCCGGCTGACCCCGTACTCCTCGACGAGCGCGTGCTCCCCGGGGAACCCACCGGTGAAGGCGTCGGCGTCGAGCCGGCGGCGGAGGTCGTCGAGCAGCTGCTCCCAGAGCAGGCGGCCCGGACGGCGGTGCAGCTCCGCCGGACCGTGCGCGACCTCCATGCCGCCTAATGTACGTACATTCGCCGCGGCCGGGCAAGATCCCGGACCGGACCGGGTGGATCAGCGGGTCAGAAGGGCACGTGCGCGGCGTTCGCGGCCCGCACCGCGTCCGCGACCCGGCCGAGCAGGCCGCGGCGCGGACGGTCGCCGTCACCGGCGCCGGAGGTGTCCGGCGGGGACGGTGGCAGGGACCCACCGGCCGCCGGGCGGGCGGCGGGAACGGGTTCGACGGGGCGCGGGTTCGCGCACTGGGGCACTACGGGACTCACGGCGGATCGGCTCCGGAGCGTCGCGGGCAGGACGGACGTCGGACGCGGACCGGGAAAGGGGTCCGCTCAGCGACCCGGGCGACAGCGGCGATCATCCACCGACAGCTGGTCCACGGCGATCAGGCACACGACGAACGTGCGAGGAGCCGGAGAGCTGACGGGGGACACGT harbors:
- a CDS encoding NADP-dependent oxidoreductase produces the protein MSTRNGRAVRFDRHGDVGELYVTDVGYDDPAPGRVLVEVRAAGINPGEAALRAGAFADSWPLEFPSGQGSDWSGVVVAVGDGVTAVEPGEDVFGWTDERAAQATHVDVPAEQVLHRPAGLDAVTAGALYTAGAAAAAAVGAVDPEPGETVVVSGAAGGVGQIATQLLTLRGVEVVGVASQRNHRRLREMAVTPVAYGSSPRETAENLRAALPSSVHGWVDLAGDGYVDLAVDLGIRPDRITTIIDFAAAEKHGVRTSGTADAAGREDLAALGDLAADGALEVPIAGTHPLDGVRDAYTELERGHTAGKIVLLPQE
- a CDS encoding group I truncated hemoglobin; its protein translation is MSEPQSLYDRLGGTYGIAGAVDILVDRLFANVAVNANAGVHAHHGDPANAPGYKFLVTAWSVQAAGGPQCYPGLDMTRAHETLQITDDQFDAVAMEIAATLNFCGVPAPEHTEFMEIIESYRPQVVTQRAA
- a CDS encoding sulfite exporter TauE/SafE family protein — its product is MLAGLLGLVVGLVIGALGGGGGVLSVPALVYLLGQDARAATTGSIVIVGVVSAVGVLSRLRDGRIAWGTGLAFGAVGVPAAWAGTLLNRTVPQPALLLSFAVLTIGVAVLLLVRGSAEPAPAGTAGPDGSAGPDGSAGLDAAAGSAEPVAGGRGAAVAARRGRAAQAVRVTGSAAVVGVLTGFLGVGGGFLVVPALVIVLGMSMPAAIATSLLVLTFNAASSLGARVGDLTVDWAVLGPFVGVAVGAALLGKLVADRLSSAALGRGFAVLLLLVGGAVGGESVVEVLR
- a CDS encoding GntR family transcriptional regulator, coding for MEVAHGPAELHRRPGRLLWEQLLDDLRRRLDADAFTGGFPGEHALVEEYGVSRHTVRQAVKVLREEGRVVGTRGRPSRQAEPVEIAQKLGALYSLHESVRALGLDQRSVVRALDVRADGVIAARLGREESTPLVYLERLRLADGEPLALDRVWLPYELASPLLEIDFSTGGLYRCYAERCGVVLTGGEETVAPILPTPAEHRLLGGSPSAAAFSIRRLGTAKGRPVEWRHTLVRGDRFVLRADFAAREGYQLELRGTPDRTDPRR
- a CDS encoding amidase; translation: MTVTADSGARAQAAALRAREISARELLELHLDRIARRNPELNAIVSLDPERARTAATAADERLASGAAVGPLHGLPFAFKDTHAAAGWRTTYGSRLFAEHVPDTDDLIVERIRRAGVVPLGKTNVPEFAAGSHTFNRVFGTTRNPHDPGRSAGGSSGGAACALASGMVPLADGSDMGGSLRNPASFCGVVGLRPSLGRVPSWPATNLWETTSTGGPMARTVDDLALLLSVLAGPDPRTPHALGDPGAGFADPVRPVAPAGLRVAVSADLGGAFAVDPDVAAVVGAVASALSDAGAEVGSDVPDLTGADECFRTLRAWHFQAAFGELLAAHPDELKPSLAANIRAGETLTGADVARAHQQRTALAQAARVFFADHDVLVLPVSQVPPFPVEQEFPAEIDGRPMESYLDWMRSAYLITVTGCPAISVPFGRTPGGLPVGVQLVARHGADRFLLEVAAMVERLRPV
- a CDS encoding ABC transporter permease → MTWVIWRSHRTALLTTVVLAVAACLVTGALAAAGRLEDPVGLDGILMADASQMLAVLTTLAPALAGAFVGAPLLAGDLERGTHVLLLSQGMSRRRWAATSLALVGGIALLAVTAVTAVLQPLRGPDQWYALETYSATGLLPLARTLSAIALGALVGLLVRRVLAASVLTLAVVVGTEVALAALRNVLVPPVLRTGPLPYGGSVNADRDQMLDGGYTLTGGGLRPLGANCMQDDIGCLNAAGIDGNWVLVRPLELRWPMHWVEVALHVLLAGAALAVLLRRLARPLGRA